GACAGTGCATGGTAGGCAGTTTGACTGGGGCGGTCTCCTCCCAAAGTGTAACGGAGGAGTTCGAAGGTACGCTTGGTACGGTCGGACATCGTACCTAAAGTGCAATGGCAAAAGCGTGCTTAACTGCGAGACCGACAAGTCGAGCAGGTGCGAAAGCAGGACATAGTGATCCGGTGGTTCTGTATGGAAGGGCCATCGCTCAACGGATAAAAGGTACTCTGGGGATAACAGGCTGATACCGCCCAAGAGTTCATATCGACGGCGGTGTTTGGCACCTCGATGTCGGCTCATCTCATCCTGGGGCTGTAGCCGGTCCCAAGGGTATGGCTGTTCGCCATTTAAAGAGGTACGTGAGCTGGGTTTAAAACGTCGTGAGACAGTTTGGTCCCTATCTGCCGTGGGCGTTGGAATCTTGACGGGGGCTGCTCCTAGTACGAGAGGACCGGAGTGGACGTACCGCTGGTGTACCTGTTGTCTCGCCAGAGGCATCGCAGGGTAGCTATGTACGGAAGAGATAACCGCTGAAAGCATCTAAGCGGGAAACTTGCCTGAAGATGAGGATTCCCTGGAGACTTGATCTCCCTGAAGGGTCGTTCGAGACCAGGACGTTGATAGGCTGGGTGTGGAAGCGCAGTAATGCGTTCAGCTAACCAGTACTAATTGCCCGTGCGGCTTGATCCTATAACCGGTATGTTTCCGGCTGGGTCTGCCTTGTGCCTGATACTCACATATCACAACCCCAAATCTACATTCCCATATTGGTCGCGTTGACCTCGTCAACGTGGCAACAAGTCATAGCCTGGTGACCATAGCGAGTCGGTACCACCCCTTCCCATCCCGAACAGGACCGTGAAACGACTCCGCGCCGATGATAGTGCGGATTCCCGTGTGAAAGTAGGTCATCGCCAGGCTCTCCCATCCAACACCCCAGCTCCATTCAAAGAGCTGGGGTGTTTGTCTTTGCGCGAACGGATCGCACCCGGCTTGCTGCATCGATCTGCCAACTACTTCCCGGCAACAACCCCCTCCCTCACACAAAAACAAAAGGCCAGAAAAGGCTTATAGATCGCTTTTTCGGGCCTCTCCAGCAATTTGGGCGAAGCCTTACTTCAAAGTCCATCCAAGCGGGTGCTTTGAGGTTGCTATCGCCGCCTTGCAACGCACAAGCAAACCAGACTGTGTTGAAGGAAATCTGTGATACTGTATATTTGTACAGCACTCACTGACTTGCTTTGGCGTTTCCATGTTTGCGTTGTCCCCGTCTCTTGTCATCGCCGAAGATGTGGCGGAATGCTCCGTCCCCGCTGGATGCGCGGCGTCTGGGGAGCGTTCGCTCATGCCGAAAGCCTCGACGGTGCCATTACCGGAGGCGCTACATCCGGCTCTGTGGAGCGCTGGCCGCCTGGCGCGAGGCGATGGGCGCGTTCTGGCCACTGGATATGACTCGCTGAATGCCGAGTTGCCCGGTGGTGGTTGGCCCCTCAGCGGGCTGACCGAACTGCTGTGTCCACAATCCGGTATTGGTGAATGCCGGTTGCTGCGCCCGGCGTTGTCTACGCTGTGCGCGAGCGCGGGGCGCATCGCGCTGATTGCTCCGCCGCATTTGCCGAACGCAGTGAGGCTGGCGGGCTGGGATTTCTCTCCTGAACAAATCGTTTGGGTGCGCGCTGACAAGCCGGCTGATCTTCTGTGGGCAACCGAGCAGGTTCTGCGCAGCAAGGCTTTCGGTGGTGTGCTGATCTGGTTGAACCGGGCACGCTCAGAAGAGTTGCGCAGGCTGCAGGTGCTGGCCCAAGCGGGAGAGAGCGCCATTTGGGTGTTTAGGCCAGCACAGGCGCAGCGTGAGTCGTCACCAGCGGTGCTGCGGCTGGGGTTGGAGCCGGCGGGCGCCGATGCGCTGTCCATTCTTTTCCATAAGCGGCGCGGGCCGTTGCGTGAATCACCGTTGCTGCTACCGTTGGCCGACCCGCTTCGGGCCGGTCGCGCTTCTGTGCGTCCGTTGCCTGTACCGCCCGTCGAGCCGTTCATCATGGATCCGGCCACGGCGAATTTGCTCGCCGCGCTTTCATCTCCTTCGTCTTCTGTGACGTTCGACGCTTTGTCGGACGTTTCCGATCCAAACACTCTCGATCATGCCGTTCTGGATCGCGGTGCATCTGCCCCGTCTCCCACTCGACGCGCTTCGACCCCGGTGGTCTGACCCAGCCGCGCTGCCTTTGCCGGTGGTGGTGCTGGAGCAGGAGCGCGTGGTGTCGGTCAACCGTTTGGCGATGCGCGAAGGCGTACACGCAGGCCTGCGCCGGGCAGGTGCGCAGGCGTTGGTACCGCACGCTGTACAGCTTGACCGTGACGTGGCGGCCGAGGCGCGGTTGCTGCAATCGCTGGCGCTGGCGCTGCTGGCATTCACTCCGCATGTCACGTTGGACGTGGTGGATGAGGCGACTGTTTTGCTAGAGGTCGAGGCCAGCTTGCGGCTGTTCGGCGGGCATCGCGCGCTGTGTCGGGCGGTGAGGTATTGCGCGGTTCGGTTGGGCGCCATGCCGCAGCTTGGCACCGGGCCGACGGCACGCGGTGCGGCATGGCTTGCCAGTGCGCAACCGGCGCCGATGCGTGGCCGTCGTCGCACAGCAGCAAGTCAAGGGCGCGCGCGGAGGGCAGTGCGGCAGGAGCGGTTGTCGGCGTTGCTTGATCAATTGCCGGTCGATGCGGTGGCGCGACTCACGCGGCCCGATTGGCTTGAAGGCCTCGGCTGCCGCACACTGGGCGATTTGCGCGAGTTGCCGCGTAGCGGCCTGCGGCGGCGCTGCGGGCCGGTGTTGGTGGATACGCTCGACGCCGCTTATGGCAACGGGCACGAGAGCTTTACGTGGTTTACCGCGCCGTTGCGCTTTGATGTGTCGTTGGAATTGCCAGGACGCATCGATAACGCGGAAGGGGTGCTGGCAGCCTCGGAGCAATTGTTGTTGCAGCTGGTCGGCTGGTTGTCGGCGCTTCAATTGGGCGCCAAAACGTATCGACTCTCGCTGGAGCACGAACGCCGGCGTGGTCGAGGCAGTAATGAGGCGGCCTCATCCACACCGGTGGAGATCGCGCTGGCACAGCCGGTTCGCACGCTGGCGCACTTGTCGCGGGTACTGCATGAACGCGTGCATCGGCTCACGCTGATCGCTCCGGTGGTCGAACTGCGTTTGACGGTGACCGACGCCACGCCGCTCGCGCCGCCTACGGAATCTCTGTTTCCAGAGCCCGGTGGTCGCGCTGAAGATGCCGCACGCCTGATCGACACGCTGATCGCCCGGCTGGGTGCTGAGAACGTGCGTCATCCGCAGCCATGTGCCGACCATCGCCCTGAGCGCGCCAACCACTGGGTCGAGGTAAATGCCGCAACCACCGCGCAGAGCCGTGCGACCGCGCGTCAGGCATTGGCGCAGTGGCATGCGCAGCAGCCGGAGCGCCCGCTGTGGCTGCTGGAGAAACCGATCCCGCTGCTGACACGTCAGCACTATCCGTATTACCGCGGGCTGTTGCGGCTGGTGTCGATGCCCGAGCGCATTGAATCCGGCTGGTGGGACGACGACCTCATCAAGCGTGATTACTTCATCGCCGCCGGAGAAAAAGGCGAGCGTTACTGGGTGTATCGCGAGCGCGTTTCCGCAAGCAAAACCAATGCGGCAGACGAGGACGTTCGCTGGTATCTGCACGGCTTGTTCGGCTAAGCACGTCATGACTTCGGCCACGCCACTCTCCGTTCTGCCCGACTATGCCGAGCTGCATTGCATCAGCAACTTCACGTTCCTGACCGGCGCGTCGCATCCCCACGAGCTGGTGGAGCGCGCCAAGCTGTATGGTTATCAAGCGCTGGCGCTGACCGACGAATGCTCTGTGGCGGGCACGGCGCGAGCGCTTGTGGCTTCCAAGGAACACGAACTGAAGCTCATCATCGGCAGCCGCTTTACGGTGCGCAATGCCGATGGCGAACCCTGGCTGCGGCTGGTGCTGCTGGCGCAGAACATCGAGGGGTACGGCAACCTGAGCGAGATCATCACGCACGCGCGGCTGGCAGCGCCCAAGGGCGAATACCGCTTGCTGGCTGACGATTTGGCCGCGCCCCAAGGTGAACTCGCTCACCTGCGCGGCGTGCCCGACTGCCTTGCGATTCTGCTGCCCGATTACGATCCCGACCCGCAGCAATTGCTGGCGCAGGCGTGGTGGTGCCAACGCGTGTTCGCTGATCGGCTATCGATTGCGCTGGAGTTGCCGCTACGGCACGCGGACGACCGCCATCGCGGCACGGTCGCGGCGGTGTCGGAACAGATCGATGTGCCCATGGTCGCGACCGGCGGCGTGCAGATGCACACGCGCCAACGCAAGCCGCTGCATGACGTGCTGACGGCCATCCGCCTGTCGAAGCCGCTTTCGAAGTGCGGATTGGAACTTGCACCCAGCGCTGAGCAGGCGATGCGCACGCGCATGCAGCTCGCGTTTCTTTATCCAGACAAGCGTGGCGAGAAGATCCTGCGTCGGACAGTGGAGCTGGCGGCGTTGTGCAATTTTTCTCTCGACGAGATCGAATACGAATATCCGAGCGAAGTCGTACCGGAAGGCATGACGCCGACCGAATACCTGCGCGCCGAAACGCTCGCTGGTGCCGCGCGACGCTATCCGAATGGTGTGTCGGAGAAGGTGCACGCGCAGATTCAGGAGGAACTCGGGCTGATTGCCGAACTGGGTTACGAACCGTTTTTCCTGACCGTCTATGACGTGGTGAAGTTCGCCCATAGTGAGAAGATCCTTTGCCAGGGGCGCGGCTCGGCGGCCAACTCGGCGGTGTGCTATTGCCTGGGGATTACCGAGGTGAACCCGGACAGCGGCAACACGCTGTTCGCACGCTTTCTTTCGCGTGCGCGCAATGAGCCGCCCGACATCGACGTCGATTTCGAACATCAGCGCCGCGAAGAGGTCATCCAGTACATCTACAACAAGTACGGCGTGACCCGCACCGCGCTGGCGGCGGCGCTCATCACCTACCGCACGCGTAGCGCACTGCGCGATGTCGGCCGCGCGCTCGGCATCGATCTGGGGATCATCGAGCAGGTGGCCAAGGGGCAGGCGTGGTGGGATAGCCGTAAGGAATTTGCGCAGCGCGCAGGCCAGCAGGGGCTGGACCCGGAATCGCCGCTGGTGCTGCGCTGGGCGCAACTGGTGGATCAGTTGCGTGGTTTTCCGCGCCATCTGTCGCAGCACGTGGGCGGGTTCGTGATTGCGCAGGGCAAGCTTTCGCGCCTGGTGCCGATCGAGAACGCAGCGATGGAAAACCGCCGAGTCATCCAGTGGGATAAAGACGATCTCGAATCGCTGCGCCTGCTGAAGGTCGACGTGCTGGCATTGGGCATGCTGACTGCCATTCGCCGCACGCTCGATATGGTGGATGCGTTGCCCGGACGGCGCGAGCACTACGGCGCGACGGCCAAGCTCGCCATGCAGAACCTGCCCGATGACGACAAGAAAACCTACGACATGATCTGCCGCGCCGAGACCATCGGCGTGTTCCAGATCGAATCGCGTGCGCAGCAATCGATGCTGCCGCGTCTGCGTCCGCGCGAGTATTACGACCTGGTGATTCAGGTGGCCATCGTTCGTCCGGGACCAATCCAGGGCGGCATGGTGCATCCGTATCTGCAGCGGCGTGAGGCAAAGCGCAATGGCAACACCGATTGTGTGACATACCCCGGTCCCGAGGTGAAAGCCGTGCTCGAACGCACGCTGGGTGTGCCGATCTTCCAGGAGCAGGTGATGGAGATCGCCATGAAGGCCGGCGATTTCACTCCGGACGAGGCTGACCACTTGCGCCGCGACATGGCCGCCTGGAAGCGCAAGGGCAATCTCACGCAGCATCAGGAGCGCCTAGTGCATGCGATGGTCGTCAAGAGGCGCTACGACCCCGCTTTTGTCGAAGCGCTGTGCAAGCAGATGGAAGGCTTTGCCGAATACGGCTTCCCCGAAAGCCACGCGGCAGGTTTTGCCAAGCTGGCCTACGTCAGCAGCTTCCTGAAATGCCACGAGCCGGCGGCGTTCTTTGCTGCGTTGCTCAACAGTCAGCCGATGGGGTTCTATTCACCGGCGCAACTGGTGCAGGAGGCGCGGCGCAACCATGTGCGCGTGCTGCCAGCAGACGTGACGGCCAGCGTTTGGGACAGCTCGCTGCATCTCCGCGCCGATGGCGAGGCCGGTGAAGATGGCTTGGTGCAGCCGGATATCCGCCTCGGGTTGAATCGCATTCGAGGCATGCGCAAGCCGGCTGCCGAGCGTATCGAAGCAGCTCGCGCCCAGGCGCCATTTACCAGCGTGGAGGATCTGGCTCATCGCGCCGCGCTCGACCGCCATGACCTGAACGTGCTGGCCGCAGCCAATGCCCTCAAGCCGCTGGCTGGCCACCGTCGTCAGGCGCTATGGCAAACGCTCGCCCTGCAGGAGCCCGGCCACGATCACGCGCTGCTGCGCCAGGCGCGTCCGGTGGAGGCGCCGCTCGAGCTACCCGCGCCTCCCATTGGTGAAGAGGTGATGGCGGATTACGGCAGCCTGGGGTTGTCATTGCAAAGCCATCCGGTAGGGCTGCTGCGCGGGCGGCTCGAACGCATGCGTTTTGCCACCGCCGCCACGCTGGCCGGCTATCGCAACGGGCAACTGGCGCGCGCTTGCGGCATTGTCACGGTGCGGCAGCGGCCGGGCACGGCCAACGGCACCATCTTCGTTTCCATTGAAGACGAGACGGGCGCCATCAACGTCATCCTCTGGCCGCACTTGATCGAGCGTCAGCGACGTGAAGTGCTGAACGCCCAGTTGCTGGGCGTTTACGGCAAATGGCAATGTGAGCGCGAGACCCGACACCTTGTCGCTCAGCATCTGGTGGATTTGACCCCACTTTTGGGGCGCCTCGCCACTTTCAGCCGCGACTTCCATTAATTCCTGTTCGACTGCCAACTGACCGCCGCGTCACCTTCGGCACGGCAATTGCGTGACGAGAGGCACGCGCAGTCGCCCCATCGTGATGCAGAGGGCTCAGGCGGTTCTCTCCCGCCGTGCACCCTCCAATTGGCGGATAGGGCAAGCGCGGATCGACGAAACGTAGTGCGGGTGCAAGGATTTGCGCTTGAGGCATCACAAAAACCGCCTGCCAAGCGAAGAAAACGGCATCTGTAAGGGAACTGACCCTCAAGGCGCCTTGTCACCATAAGCAAGGTTGATGAGATGCGCTTTCATCACGCGTCAATATTGGGTGCAGTCGAAATTACGTCTACTCTGTAGAAAACACATCACGGAGGCCGCCCCAAAAACGTGTGCAACGGCGTGCATAGATGAGAACCGCCACCGTTGCCGTGCTGTGTATGACCGCGGACGAAGGTGCAGCCACCCGACCCGCATATTTTCAGCCCATCGATCGGGTCCAGACCCGGCGGTGTTTCCCATCTCAGGTGCAGGAGCGAACAGATGGAACAGCCTTTCAAGCAGTTACACAGTCTGCGCAAGTCGCGCAAGCTCAAACAGGAAGATGTCGCCAAGATGGCCGGTATCTCTCGCGAAGCGTATTTGCGCGCGGAATCCGGTCGTGCCGATCCCCGCCTGTCGACGCTGATGGCCGTGGCCGGCGCGCTGGGACTGGAGGTCGTTCTGGCGCCGCGAGAAGCCGTTGCCGAGATTGAACGCGTGATTGCCAATCATCCGGCTCAGCCAACGCAATCGGGCGGTGGAGCGGAAGCTGGCCACGAGCGTTCGGAGCATGGCTCGATGGGCGGCACGGGCGGCGGTCATGGCCTGGCGGGCCAGTATCGCGGGCCGGAGCGCCATCCGCAGTCCGCCTATCACCCGGGTGCCTCGCACAGCCAAGCTGGCCAGCAAGGTGCCCCGCATGCTGGCGGCGGCGCCGAGGATCGCTCGCGCATGACGTCTTCGGACAGGCCGGGCGCCGGCGGTTCGTCGAGCGGCTCAGATCGCCCGGGCGGCGGTTCGGGTTCGCGCGAGTCGTAAGCGGATCATTCTGGTATAGGCCGGGCACGCAAGCGCCCGGCTTGCGATTGAGCGCAGGAAGCAGTCGCACTACAATCGGCCGGGCAAACCTCGCCCGGTTGGTTTGTGCGCGTTTGCGCTAACGTTTCCTTCTCCTTTCCTATGCTCGGCGATCCGCCACGCACGCACATGGCGCAAGCCGTACCGCAACATCCGCCGTTCTGGCATCACCTAAAACAAGACGTTTTCTTCTGGTCGCTGTTGGCCATCTGCGGCGCCCTGACGCTTGCGGCGCCCAAGCGCATCGTTGAATATCCGGCGCTGATTGACTGGCACACCATTGCCGCATTGGCCGGTTTGCTCATCCTGACCAAGGCGGTAGAGGCCAGCGGCATGCTGCAGTTGCTCGGCCGGCGCCTGGTCGAAGTCGTCAGCAGCGAGCGTGTACTGGCGCTCAGCCTGGTAGCGGCTTCGGCGGCGCTGTCGACCATATTGACCAACGATGTGGCGTTGTTCGTGATCGTGCCGCTCACCGTCGGTTTGCGGCAGGTCGCCAACCTGCCGGTGGCGCGGCTGGTGATATTCGAGGCGCTGGCGGTCAACGCGGGTTCAGCGCTCACGCCGATCGGCAATCCGCAGAATCTTTTCCTGTGGCATCAATCCGGGCTGTCGTTTGGCGCATTTGTCTGGCAGATGACGCCGATGGTCGTGCTCCTGATGGCTTTGCTTCTGCTGGTGACGTGGCTGGCGTTTGCCTCGCACGAAATCCATCTGCATGCTGAAGCCACCGACGTGGAATTGCACAAGCGTCTGCTGGTGCCGGCGCTTGTCTTGTACGTGCCTTTTCTCGTGCTGACCGATCTGGGCCATCCGCTGGTCGCGGCTGCGGGGTTAATCGGGCTGTACCTGATCGGCGCACGCTATGTGCTGGCCCGGGTGGACTGGGGCCTCCTGCTTGTGTTCATGCTGATGTTCATTGACCTGCGGCTGGTGGCGCAGCTTGGCGTCGTGCGGCAGGCGCTGGACGCGTTGGCGTTGAGCAATCCAATGCATCTGTACTGGGCTGGCATTGGCGTGTCGCAGATCATCAGTAACGTGCCGGCGGCGATCCTGCTGGCCGAGTATTCGCATGACTGGCCGATGATTGCCTTTGCGGTCAGCGTAGGCGGATTTGGCACGCTGATTGGCTCGTTGGCCAACTTGATCGCGTTGCGCATGTTGGGTGACCGGCGCGCCTGGTGGGTGTTTCATGCGTATTCGATGCCGTTTCTACTGGCTGCGGCGGGTATCGTGTACGCGTGGCTGATGTGGCTGCGCTAGGCTTGCATGGCATCCCAATCGGGCGCGAAGGCTAGCCTAGATGATGGCGCTCGGTACGGAAGCACCGCAGCGGCGTAGCGGTCAGCTGGCCGACTTGTTTCCCGATTGGCCGGACGAGCGCTTTGCGTTGTACGCGCTGTATCCGTCGCGTCGTTCCCTGCCGGCGAAGGTGCATGCGTTCATCGATTACTGCGTCGAGAACCTGCCTGCGGGCTAGCGTACAAAGCACTGCGGCCGCACTAGGCAGCCGCAGTGGATGACGCAAGAAACGTCAGACCTTCTTGGCCGATATCACCGCTTCGGACACATTGCGCGGGGCTTCGGCGTAGTGCTTGAACTCCATCGTGTACGTCGCACGGCCTTGCGTGGCGGAACGCAGCGCGGTCGAGTACCCGAACATCTCGGCCAACGGCACTTCGGCCTTGACGATCTTGCCCCCGCCGCCCGCAATGTCTTCCGTACCCTGCACCATGCCGCGCCGTGAAGACAGGTCACCCATCACGTTGCCCATGTAATCTTCGGGCGTTTCCACTTCCACGGCCATCATCGGTTCGAGCAGGATGGGGCCGGCCTTGCGCATGGCCTCTTTGAAGGCCATCGAGCCAGCCATGCGGAACGCGTTTTCGTTCGAATCCACATCGTGGTACGAGCCGAAGGTCAGGCGCACCTTGACGTCGACCACCGGGTAGCCCGCCAGCACGCCCGTGTTGAGCGTGTCACGAATGCCCTTGTCCACCGCCGGGATGAACTCGCGCGGAATCACGCCGCCCTTGATCTCGTCGACGAACTCGTAGCCCTTGCCCTCGTTCGGCTCCAGCGTGATGACCGCGTGGCCATATTGGCCCCGTCCGCCCGACTGCTTGACGAACTTGCCTTCGACGTCTTCAGCGGCCTTCTTGATGGTTTCGCGGTAGGCCACCTGCGGCTTGCCGACAGTCGCTTCCACGCCAAACTCGCGCTTCATGCGGTCGACCAGGATTTCGAGGTGCAACTCGCCCATGCCCGAAATGATGGTCTGGCCGGATTCCTCATCCGTCTTCACACGGAACGACGGATCTTCCTGTGCCAGACGGTTCAGGGCGATCCCCATCTTTTCCTGGTCGGCCTTGGTCTTGGGCTCGACAGCCTGGCTGATCACGGGCTCAGGGAACTCCATGCGCTCCAGCACGATGATGTGCTCCGGATCGCACAGCGTTTCGCCGGTCGTCACATCTTTCAGGCCCACCGCAGCGGCGATGTCGCCGGCCAGCACTTCCTTGATCTCTTCGCGCTGGTTGGCATGCATCTGCAAGATGCGGCCAAGGCGTTCCTTCTTCTGCTTGACCGAGTTGTAAACCGTATCGCCCGAATTGATCTTGCCCGAGTACACGCGAAAGAACGCGAGCTGGCCGACGAACGGATCGGTCATGATCTTGAAGGCGAGGGCGGCGAAGGGCTCGCTGTCGCTGGGATGGCGCTCAAGCGGCTCGTCCTTCTCGCCATGGCCTTCAATGGCGGGAATGTCCACCGGCGAAGGCAGGTAGTCGACCACCGCGTCCAGCATGGCCTGCACGCCCTTGTTCTTGAAAGCGGAGCCGCACAGCATCGGCTGGATTTCGCCGGCAATGGTGCGTTTGCGCAAGGCGCGCTTGATCTCTTCCTCGGTCAGCTCTTCGCCGCCGAGGTACTTGTTGAGCAGTTCTTCATCCGCTTCCGCCGCGGCTTCCACCATCTTTTCGCGCCATTCCTGCGCGATGGGCAGCAG
This is a stretch of genomic DNA from Ralstonia wenshanensis. It encodes these proteins:
- the imuA gene encoding translesion DNA synthesis-associated protein ImuA, producing MFALSPSLVIAEDVAECSVPAGCAASGERSLMPKASTVPLPEALHPALWSAGRLARGDGRVLATGYDSLNAELPGGGWPLSGLTELLCPQSGIGECRLLRPALSTLCASAGRIALIAPPHLPNAVRLAGWDFSPEQIVWVRADKPADLLWATEQVLRSKAFGGVLIWLNRARSEELRRLQVLAQAGESAIWVFRPAQAQRESSPAVLRLGLEPAGADALSILFHKRRGPLRESPLLLPLADPLRAGRASVRPLPVPPVEPFIMDPATANLLAALSSPSSSVTFDALSDVSDPNTLDHAVLDRGASAPSPTRRASTPVV
- a CDS encoding Y-family DNA polymerase, whose translation is MPFWIAVHLPRLPLDALRPRWSDPAALPLPVVVLEQERVVSVNRLAMREGVHAGLRRAGAQALVPHAVQLDRDVAAEARLLQSLALALLAFTPHVTLDVVDEATVLLEVEASLRLFGGHRALCRAVRYCAVRLGAMPQLGTGPTARGAAWLASAQPAPMRGRRRTAASQGRARRAVRQERLSALLDQLPVDAVARLTRPDWLEGLGCRTLGDLRELPRSGLRRRCGPVLVDTLDAAYGNGHESFTWFTAPLRFDVSLELPGRIDNAEGVLAASEQLLLQLVGWLSALQLGAKTYRLSLEHERRRGRGSNEAASSTPVEIALAQPVRTLAHLSRVLHERVHRLTLIAPVVELRLTVTDATPLAPPTESLFPEPGGRAEDAARLIDTLIARLGAENVRHPQPCADHRPERANHWVEVNAATTAQSRATARQALAQWHAQQPERPLWLLEKPIPLLTRQHYPYYRGLLRLVSMPERIESGWWDDDLIKRDYFIAAGEKGERYWVYRERVSASKTNAADEDVRWYLHGLFG
- a CDS encoding error-prone DNA polymerase: MTSATPLSVLPDYAELHCISNFTFLTGASHPHELVERAKLYGYQALALTDECSVAGTARALVASKEHELKLIIGSRFTVRNADGEPWLRLVLLAQNIEGYGNLSEIITHARLAAPKGEYRLLADDLAAPQGELAHLRGVPDCLAILLPDYDPDPQQLLAQAWWCQRVFADRLSIALELPLRHADDRHRGTVAAVSEQIDVPMVATGGVQMHTRQRKPLHDVLTAIRLSKPLSKCGLELAPSAEQAMRTRMQLAFLYPDKRGEKILRRTVELAALCNFSLDEIEYEYPSEVVPEGMTPTEYLRAETLAGAARRYPNGVSEKVHAQIQEELGLIAELGYEPFFLTVYDVVKFAHSEKILCQGRGSAANSAVCYCLGITEVNPDSGNTLFARFLSRARNEPPDIDVDFEHQRREEVIQYIYNKYGVTRTALAAALITYRTRSALRDVGRALGIDLGIIEQVAKGQAWWDSRKEFAQRAGQQGLDPESPLVLRWAQLVDQLRGFPRHLSQHVGGFVIAQGKLSRLVPIENAAMENRRVIQWDKDDLESLRLLKVDVLALGMLTAIRRTLDMVDALPGRREHYGATAKLAMQNLPDDDKKTYDMICRAETIGVFQIESRAQQSMLPRLRPREYYDLVIQVAIVRPGPIQGGMVHPYLQRREAKRNGNTDCVTYPGPEVKAVLERTLGVPIFQEQVMEIAMKAGDFTPDEADHLRRDMAAWKRKGNLTQHQERLVHAMVVKRRYDPAFVEALCKQMEGFAEYGFPESHAAGFAKLAYVSSFLKCHEPAAFFAALLNSQPMGFYSPAQLVQEARRNHVRVLPADVTASVWDSSLHLRADGEAGEDGLVQPDIRLGLNRIRGMRKPAAERIEAARAQAPFTSVEDLAHRAALDRHDLNVLAAANALKPLAGHRRQALWQTLALQEPGHDHALLRQARPVEAPLELPAPPIGEEVMADYGSLGLSLQSHPVGLLRGRLERMRFATAATLAGYRNGQLARACGIVTVRQRPGTANGTIFVSIEDETGAINVILWPHLIERQRREVLNAQLLGVYGKWQCERETRHLVAQHLVDLTPLLGRLATFSRDFH
- a CDS encoding helix-turn-helix domain-containing protein; its protein translation is MEQPFKQLHSLRKSRKLKQEDVAKMAGISREAYLRAESGRADPRLSTLMAVAGALGLEVVLAPREAVAEIERVIANHPAQPTQSGGGAEAGHERSEHGSMGGTGGGHGLAGQYRGPERHPQSAYHPGASHSQAGQQGAPHAGGGAEDRSRMTSSDRPGAGGSSSGSDRPGGGSGSRES
- a CDS encoding SLC13 family permease, whose amino-acid sequence is MLGDPPRTHMAQAVPQHPPFWHHLKQDVFFWSLLAICGALTLAAPKRIVEYPALIDWHTIAALAGLLILTKAVEASGMLQLLGRRLVEVVSSERVLALSLVAASAALSTILTNDVALFVIVPLTVGLRQVANLPVARLVIFEALAVNAGSALTPIGNPQNLFLWHQSGLSFGAFVWQMTPMVVLLMALLLLVTWLAFASHEIHLHAEATDVELHKRLLVPALVLYVPFLVLTDLGHPLVAAAGLIGLYLIGARYVLARVDWGLLLVFMLMFIDLRLVAQLGVVRQALDALALSNPMHLYWAGIGVSQIISNVPAAILLAEYSHDWPMIAFAVSVGGFGTLIGSLANLIALRMLGDRRAWWVFHAYSMPFLLAAAGIVYAWLMWLR
- the fusA gene encoding elongation factor G; this encodes MPRQTPIERYRNIGISAHIDAGKTTTTERILFYTGVNHKIGEVHDGAATMDWMEQEQERGITITSAATHCMWRGMAGNYPEHRINIIDTPGHVDFTIEVERSMRVLDGACMVYDSVGGVQPQSETVWRQANKYKVPRIAFVNKMDRIGADFFRVERQMRERLKGNPVPIQIPVGAEDGFRGVVDLVKMKEILWDDASQGVKFEYTDIDPALLPIAQEWREKMVEAAAEADEELLNKYLGGEELTEEEIKRALRKRTIAGEIQPMLCGSAFKNKGVQAMLDAVVDYLPSPVDIPAIEGHGEKDEPLERHPSDSEPFAALAFKIMTDPFVGQLAFFRVYSGKINSGDTVYNSVKQKKERLGRILQMHANQREEIKEVLAGDIAAAVGLKDVTTGETLCDPEHIIVLERMEFPEPVISQAVEPKTKADQEKMGIALNRLAQEDPSFRVKTDEESGQTIISGMGELHLEILVDRMKREFGVEATVGKPQVAYRETIKKAAEDVEGKFVKQSGGRGQYGHAVITLEPNEGKGYEFVDEIKGGVIPREFIPAVDKGIRDTLNTGVLAGYPVVDVKVRLTFGSYHDVDSNENAFRMAGSMAFKEAMRKAGPILLEPMMAVEVETPEDYMGNVMGDLSSRRGMVQGTEDIAGGGGKIVKAEVPLAEMFGYSTALRSATQGRATYTMEFKHYAEAPRNVSEAVISAKKV